The following coding sequences are from one Arcobacter nitrofigilis DSM 7299 window:
- a CDS encoding TIGR01777 family oxidoreductase, with translation MRTIAISGASGFVGSSLTKFFTDLDYKVLPIKREILNDKTKLEELLNKSDILINLAGANIINRWSESYKKLLYSSRINTTQKLVSAINNIDNPPKLLISTSAVGIYDNKATYDEKGSYSNDFLSSICQEWEKEALKAKSENTKVSIFRFGIVLGKDGGALQKMILPFKLGLGGVIGSGEQAFSYIHIEDLLNAYKFVIENSYEDTFNLTAPTPTTNKGLTQALGKTLKRPTILPVPEFVLNIIFSEGAKVLTDGQSAFPKKLLDLGFEFKYKTIQETIENLCK, from the coding sequence ATGAGAACAATAGCAATATCAGGAGCTAGTGGTTTTGTAGGTAGCAGTTTGACTAAATTCTTTACTGATTTAGATTATAAAGTTCTTCCTATCAAAAGAGAGATTTTAAATGACAAAACAAAATTGGAAGAGTTACTTAATAAAAGTGATATATTAATAAACCTTGCTGGTGCAAATATAATAAATAGATGGAGTGAGAGTTATAAAAAGCTTCTTTACTCAAGTAGAATAAATACTACACAAAAATTAGTGTCTGCAATAAATAACATAGATAATCCACCAAAATTATTAATCTCAACTTCTGCTGTTGGTATATATGACAATAAAGCAACTTATGATGAAAAGGGATCTTACTCAAATGATTTTTTATCATCAATTTGTCAAGAGTGGGAAAAAGAGGCTTTAAAAGCAAAAAGTGAAAATACAAAAGTTTCTATTTTTAGATTTGGAATAGTTTTAGGAAAAGATGGGGGAGCTTTACAAAAAATGATACTTCCTTTTAAATTAGGACTAGGTGGAGTAATAGGAAGTGGAGAACAAGCATTTTCATATATTCACATAGAAGATTTACTAAATGCTTATAAATTTGTAATTGAGAACTCTTATGAAGATACATTTAATTTAACTGCTCCAACTCCAACTACAAACAAAGGTTTGACTCAAGCTTTAGGAAAAACACTAAAAAGACCTACTATACTTCCAGTACCAGAATTTGTTTTAAATATAATTTTTAGTGAAGGTGCAAAAGTTTTAACAGATGGACAAAGTGCCTTTCCTAAAAAACTATTGGATTTAGGTTTTGAATTTAAATATAAAACAATACAAGAGACTATAGAAAACTTATGTAAATAA
- the hisH gene encoding imidazole glycerol phosphate synthase subunit HisH, with translation MIGIIDYNMGNLASVYNACHLLDAKASIVKDPNELKNFDRIILPGVGAFADAMSNLNETGMYKAIHEFAKTGKPMIGICLGMQLLFESSQEFGHSDGLGLINGEVVKFDKTKMHEDFKVPHMGWNTIINNNDPLFDGLKNPYLYFVHSFHAVTSEENIIGKTIYGYEFVSAVKKDNIYGFQPHPEKSHDNGIQILRNFTKL, from the coding sequence GTGATTGGAATTATTGATTATAATATGGGAAATTTAGCAAGTGTTTACAATGCTTGTCATTTGTTAGATGCAAAAGCATCAATTGTAAAAGACCCAAATGAACTAAAAAACTTTGACAGAATAATTTTACCAGGTGTTGGTGCTTTTGCAGATGCAATGAGCAACTTAAATGAAACAGGTATGTATAAAGCAATTCATGAATTTGCAAAAACTGGTAAACCTATGATTGGGATTTGTTTAGGTATGCAACTTCTTTTTGAGAGTTCACAAGAGTTTGGTCATAGTGATGGATTGGGTCTTATAAATGGTGAAGTTGTAAAATTTGATAAAACCAAGATGCATGAAGATTTTAAAGTACCACATATGGGTTGGAATACAATCATAAATAATAACGACCCTTTATTTGATGGACTAAAAAATCCATATTTATATTTTGTTCACTCTTTCCATGCGGTTACTAGTGAAGAAAATATTATTGGAAAAACTATTTATGGATATGAGTTTGTAAGTGCTGTAAAAAAAGATAATATTTATGGCTTTCAACCTCATCCTGAAAAATCACATGATAATGGAATTCAAATTTTAAGGAACTTTACAAAACTATAA
- a CDS encoding ComF family protein, which produces MRCLLCEKPSFSVICKKCQSNFLFPTFHKRELEEGFYNYSFYSLSELEDLLSSKYYFFGDRVFNVLAKLSFERFALNFKFDEITYAVPIDDHSRHEFSHTAILARALNSKNIKAQYNVLRATNIVKYAGKDKEYREKNPRQFKLTNIHDKTTILCDDIITTGATIREAKKALEKKNNKVLFSLTLADAKL; this is translated from the coding sequence ATGAGATGTTTATTATGTGAAAAACCATCATTTAGTGTCATTTGTAAAAAGTGTCAAAGTAATTTTCTTTTTCCAACTTTTCATAAAAGAGAACTTGAAGAAGGCTTTTATAACTACTCTTTTTATAGTTTATCAGAGCTTGAAGATTTGCTCTCTTCAAAATATTATTTTTTTGGTGATAGAGTTTTTAATGTACTTGCTAAGTTATCTTTTGAAAGGTTTGCTTTAAATTTTAAATTTGATGAAATTACTTATGCAGTACCTATTGATGATCATTCAAGACATGAATTTTCCCATACAGCAATTTTAGCTCGTGCCTTAAATTCAAAAAATATTAAAGCCCAATACAATGTCTTAAGAGCAACAAATATAGTCAAATATGCAGGGAAAGATAAAGAATATAGAGAAAAAAATCCAAGACAATTTAAACTAACAAATATTCATGATAAAACAACAATTTTATGTGATGACATAATTACTACTGGTGCTACAATTAGAGAAGCTAAAAAAGCTTTAGAGAAAAAAAATAATAAAGTATTATTTTCTTTAACCCTAGCTGATGCAAAACTTTAG
- a CDS encoding methyl-accepting chemotaxis protein, translated as MIKFKSLKSKFLAYIISTLFVVFVIVTIILSNIIANKSTKGSENKFKGSAEHIAIAFNTLDNNLHEVMNGYLNVIKTYLPDSYSIDKEKIVKVGQIAAPAFYNGSTLLNNNFEPLEKYTQTTGVIATVFARMGNDFVRVTTTLKKENGSRAFGTMLGQNSPAMKSMLEGKTFYGKVKLFGKDYYVVYEPILRDNKVIGILFIGYDFTSALGSLKKEIKEIKINNDGYAFMMDNKGNLIIHPTNEGKNLFDIKDNKGNFTFKDMVKGEDRLVKYTSTNNVDKIAYVKHLKGFNAILVVSDTIDDVYSFSKEATIYISIAFIITLIIISVLLLIVTSKVVANPLEKLNIGLLDFFKYINKESKDVKLLEIKGEDEFAKMSEAINKNINKTSSLIKEDAKLIEEVKTVVNSAKNGDLSKRVKVSTSNGSLEELKEIFNEMLNVTSTNVCQDVNQLKDVLLQYKNFNFIPRIKNDSGLVAIGLNELAEIINEMLVENKSIGLKLDNSSKELLDNMRKLNNSTNDAAASLEETSAAIEEITGNVRQNSENISKMSSLTKHVLGSANDGQKLANETTTSMDEINEQVKAISEAILSIDNIAFQTNILSLNAAVEAATAGEAGKGFAVVAGEVRNLANRSSEVAKEIKTIVENATHKADNGKDIASKMIAGYVNLNENISQTINLIADIEMASKEQLQGIEQINDAVNSLDKQTQQNAVIANRTNAIAEESDHISKIVLKNADEKEFIGKSEVTQNSYEV; from the coding sequence GTGATTAAGTTTAAATCTTTAAAATCAAAATTTTTAGCCTATATAATATCTACTCTTTTTGTAGTATTTGTTATTGTTACAATCATATTATCAAATATAATTGCAAATAAATCCACAAAAGGATCAGAGAATAAATTTAAAGGTAGTGCAGAGCATATTGCAATTGCATTTAATACACTAGATAATAATTTACATGAAGTAATGAATGGGTATTTAAATGTTATAAAGACATATTTACCCGATTCTTATAGTATAGATAAAGAAAAAATAGTAAAAGTAGGGCAAATTGCTGCTCCAGCTTTTTATAATGGAAGTACATTATTAAATAATAATTTTGAACCTTTAGAAAAATATACTCAAACAACAGGTGTAATTGCAACAGTTTTTGCAAGAATGGGTAATGATTTTGTAAGAGTAACAACTACTTTGAAAAAAGAAAATGGAAGTAGAGCTTTTGGAACAATGTTAGGACAAAATTCACCAGCAATGAAATCTATGTTAGAGGGTAAAACTTTTTATGGAAAAGTAAAACTATTTGGAAAAGACTATTATGTAGTATATGAGCCAATTTTAAGAGACAATAAGGTTATTGGAATTCTTTTCATTGGATATGATTTTACTTCTGCATTAGGCTCATTAAAAAAAGAGATAAAAGAGATAAAAATCAATAATGATGGATACGCTTTTATGATGGATAATAAAGGTAATTTAATAATTCATCCAACAAATGAAGGTAAAAATCTTTTTGATATAAAAGATAATAAAGGAAATTTTACTTTTAAAGATATGGTAAAAGGCGAAGATAGACTTGTAAAATATACAAGTACTAATAATGTTGATAAAATTGCTTATGTTAAACACTTAAAAGGATTTAATGCTATTTTAGTAGTAAGTGATACAATTGACGATGTTTATTCTTTTAGTAAAGAAGCAACGATATATATATCAATTGCCTTTATTATTACACTAATTATAATCTCAGTTTTATTGCTTATTGTTACTTCAAAAGTTGTAGCCAATCCCCTTGAAAAATTGAATATAGGTCTTTTAGACTTTTTTAAATATATAAATAAAGAGAGCAAGGATGTAAAACTTTTAGAAATAAAAGGTGAAGATGAATTTGCAAAAATGTCTGAAGCAATAAATAAAAATATAAATAAAACATCAAGTTTAATTAAAGAAGATGCAAAACTTATTGAAGAAGTGAAAACTGTAGTTAATAGTGCAAAAAATGGTGACTTGAGTAAGAGAGTAAAAGTAAGTACTAGTAATGGAAGTCTTGAAGAGTTAAAAGAGATTTTTAATGAAATGCTTAATGTAACAAGTACAAATGTATGCCAAGATGTAAATCAATTAAAAGATGTACTTTTACAGTATAAAAATTTTAACTTTATACCAAGAATAAAAAATGACTCAGGACTTGTTGCTATTGGATTAAATGAATTAGCAGAAATCATAAATGAAATGCTTGTAGAAAATAAATCTATAGGATTAAAACTTGATAATAGTTCAAAAGAGCTTCTTGATAATATGCGTAAACTAAATAATTCTACAAATGATGCAGCAGCAAGTTTAGAAGAAACATCAGCTGCAATCGAAGAGATAACTGGCAATGTTAGACAAAATTCTGAAAATATATCTAAAATGTCATCATTGACAAAGCATGTATTGGGTTCTGCAAATGATGGACAAAAATTAGCAAATGAAACTACAACTTCTATGGATGAAATTAATGAACAGGTAAAAGCCATAAGTGAAGCTATTTTATCTATTGATAATATTGCATTTCAAACAAATATTTTATCTCTTAATGCAGCAGTTGAAGCAGCTACTGCTGGAGAAGCTGGAAAGGGTTTTGCTGTAGTTGCCGGGGAAGTGAGAAACTTAGCAAACAGAAGTAGTGAAGTTGCTAAAGAGATTAAAACTATAGTTGAAAATGCAACTCATAAAGCAGATAATGGCAAAGATATAGCAAGTAAAATGATAGCAGGATATGTTAACTTAAATGAAAATATTTCACAAACTATTAATTTAATTGCAGATATTGAAATGGCGTCAAAAGAGCAGTTACAAGGAATTGAACAAATCAATGATGCAGTTAATAGTTTAGACAAACAAACTCAACAAAATGCAGTTATAGCAAATCGAACTAACGCAATAGCAGAAGAGTCTGATCATATCTCAAAGATAGTATTAAAAAATGCAGATGAAAAAGAGTTTATAGGAAAATCTGAAGTAACCCAAAATAGTTATGAGGTGTAG
- a CDS encoding MATE family efflux transporter: MLVSNPIMLFFKYVIPSMLGFLAVSSASIIDGYFVGNYVGSVSLAAISVSFPLFNLLFGFALMFAVGSSVITGKLMGEGNKEEASNVFSKAIYIIVVLSISLNLLLYLNVDRVLDLINVKDELRVETLNYLPIILKFLPFLMVGITVDYFVKVDENPNLSFLALVISSLVNIILDYIFIVKFDWGINGAAYATGTSQLVILLVLLPHFFMKKTTLRLIKPRGSFLSIFNALKNGSSEFVNESSVGITILVFNYILLKTFGPLGIASFTIVGYFITISIMTSYAVSDSLQAIISKNYGAKYFNRMKSFLKLGLISILCVEIVLTLFVIITPESLINIFINDNDIKTKEITINFISYIWPAFIFSGLNMLSSAYLTSIQKPLYSGLIAIMRSFIFPMIFIFILPFIFGNVGIFIALSCAEIVTFIFAFRFFMKNRPSVLAKFI, translated from the coding sequence ATGCTTGTATCAAATCCAATTATGCTATTTTTTAAATATGTTATTCCTTCTATGTTAGGTTTTTTAGCTGTTTCTTCTGCAAGTATTATTGATGGATATTTTGTAGGAAATTACGTGGGTTCTGTAAGTTTAGCAGCAATTAGTGTATCTTTTCCTTTGTTTAATCTTCTGTTTGGATTTGCTTTGATGTTTGCAGTTGGAAGTTCAGTAATAACTGGTAAATTAATGGGTGAGGGCAATAAAGAAGAAGCTTCAAATGTCTTTTCAAAAGCAATTTATATAATAGTGGTACTTTCAATTTCTTTGAATTTGTTACTTTATTTAAACGTAGATAGGGTTTTAGATTTAATAAATGTAAAAGATGAATTAAGAGTTGAAACATTAAATTATCTTCCTATTATTTTAAAGTTTTTGCCGTTTTTAATGGTAGGAATTACAGTTGATTATTTTGTAAAAGTAGATGAGAATCCAAATTTGTCTTTTCTAGCTTTAGTTATAAGCTCACTTGTTAATATTATTTTAGATTATATTTTTATAGTAAAGTTTGATTGGGGTATAAATGGTGCTGCATATGCCACTGGTACTTCACAACTTGTTATTTTGTTAGTTTTACTTCCACACTTTTTTATGAAAAAGACAACACTTAGATTAATAAAACCAAGGGGAAGTTTTTTAAGTATATTTAATGCTTTGAAAAATGGTTCTTCTGAGTTTGTAAATGAATCATCTGTGGGTATTACTATTTTAGTTTTTAATTATATTTTGCTAAAAACTTTTGGTCCTTTGGGTATTGCTTCATTTACCATTGTTGGTTATTTTATAACAATTAGTATTATGACTAGTTATGCTGTTTCAGATTCTTTGCAAGCTATTATTAGTAAGAATTATGGCGCTAAATATTTTAATAGAATGAAAAGCTTTTTAAAATTAGGATTAATAAGTATTTTATGTGTAGAAATAGTTTTAACTCTATTTGTGATAATTACACCAGAGTCATTAATAAATATTTTTATCAATGATAATGATATAAAAACAAAAGAGATAACTATAAACTTTATCTCTTATATTTGGCCAGCTTTTATTTTTTCTGGATTAAACATGTTATCAAGTGCATATTTAACCTCTATACAAAAACCACTTTATTCTGGACTAATAGCTATCATGAGAAGTTTTATTTTTCCTATGATATTTATTTTTATATTACCTTTTATTTTTGGAAATGTAGGAATATTCATAGCCTTATCTTGTGCTGAGATAGTAACTTTCATTTTCGCTTTTAGGTTTTTTATGAAAAATAGACCAAGTGTTTTAGCTAAATTTATTTAA
- a CDS encoding Crp/Fnr family transcriptional regulator produces MDSNRLRIDSINLTEILSEEDFSSLKTKKFKKGTLEYEDGTLTLYVFKSGKAKAIIYEDGEEFVLYFLKQNNIIIPETSCSIEFLEDSEVYLIDAEKFTYLFANKEFSTSVIRSLKHRAELERNIIKNLVFKSCKRKVALFLMEIATTQDTLIDGKYCIDLNLSIKDLSSFIGSKRQTVSTIMNDLLKKNVIGKIDKNRLLIHQFNKLENYD; encoded by the coding sequence ATGGATTCTAATAGGTTAAGAATTGATTCAATTAATTTAACAGAAATCTTGTCTGAAGAGGATTTTTCTTCATTAAAAACAAAGAAATTTAAAAAGGGAACTTTAGAATATGAAGATGGAACTTTGACACTTTATGTATTTAAAAGTGGAAAAGCAAAAGCCATAATTTATGAAGATGGAGAAGAGTTTGTTTTATATTTTTTGAAACAGAACAATATAATTATTCCTGAGACTTCATGTAGTATTGAATTTTTAGAAGATAGTGAAGTTTATTTAATTGATGCAGAGAAATTTACTTATTTGTTTGCTAATAAAGAGTTTTCTACCTCTGTTATTAGATCTCTTAAACATAGAGCAGAACTAGAAAGGAATATAATTAAAAATCTTGTTTTTAAATCTTGTAAAAGAAAAGTTGCATTATTTTTAATGGAAATTGCTACAACACAAGATACATTAATAGATGGTAAATATTGCATAGATTTAAATCTATCTATTAAAGATCTTTCAAGTTTTATTGGATCAAAGCGTCAAACAGTATCAACTATTATGAATGATTTATTAAAGAAAAATGTTATAGGGAAAATTGATAAAAATAGACTTTTAATTCATCAATTTAATAAGCTTGAAAACTATGATTAA
- a CDS encoding 4Fe-4S dicluster domain-containing protein, with protein sequence MSLALNNKFVVANPNTCIGCATCMAACYESAYERGKLAVPRLIVTRTFSGTVPNICRQCDDAPCANVCPVGALEFGKDSILVHEELCIGCKMCTLVCPFGAIRPEAELMPSVDYITQPKYNLGIESEVGAKSIAVKCDLCVGREDGPACVEVCPTEALSFENNNNAIDDTAKRSLEVYIKERAKFL encoded by the coding sequence ATGAGCTTAGCGTTGAATAATAAATTTGTTGTTGCAAATCCAAATACTTGCATAGGGTGTGCTACTTGTATGGCAGCATGTTATGAGTCTGCATATGAAAGGGGTAAATTAGCTGTTCCAAGATTAATTGTTACTAGAACATTTAGTGGAACTGTACCTAATATATGTAGACAATGTGATGATGCACCTTGTGCAAATGTTTGTCCTGTTGGGGCATTGGAGTTTGGGAAAGATTCTATTTTGGTTCATGAAGAATTATGTATAGGTTGCAAAATGTGTACATTAGTTTGTCCTTTTGGTGCAATTAGACCAGAAGCTGAGTTAATGCCTTCAGTTGATTATATTACACAACCTAAATATAACTTAGGTATTGAATCAGAAGTTGGTGCAAAAAGTATAGCAGTTAAATGTGATTTATGTGTGGGAAGAGAAGATGGACCAGCCTGTGTTGAAGTTTGTCCAACGGAAGCTTTATCTTTTGAAAACAATAATAATGCAATTGATGATACAGCAAAAAGAAGTCTTGAAGTTTATATAAAAGAAAGAGCAAAATTTTTGTAA
- a CDS encoding proton-conducting transporter transmembrane domain-containing protein, producing MTQVYFLYLIGCVISLLLYKQNRIAGRVGFSISAIASAYAVIYFLMNLGQTSSFSMFESLLYSPTFILNPLGNFFSFVVSLVSLASSVYAIQYSQEYENKGSLAVMASMFNAFILSMLLLISSSDVFWFIIFWECMTVISAYLICFNDSKASLKAIMIYLGIAHIGAMCITAAFLLLASQSGSLEFSSFENVTLSPVMASVIFILAFIGFGSKAGMFPMHVWLPKAHPAAPTNVSALMSGVMIKIAIFGIIKFCLWLPVMEWWGLLIITVGAISAILGVLYALVQHDYKALLAYHSVENIGIILLGIGTGVYGIAANMPSLAAVGFLAGLYHILNHATFKGLLFLGAGSVLYSTHTKDMDALGGLARKMPLTAFAFLIGSLSITAIPPLNGFISEWFTYQGMIQGALSEYVSSRVVFTISIITLALTGALAIMCFVKVYSVIFGGVPRDEKIFQKAKEVPITMVIGMFILVAGCVAFGLGANVVVENIMLVISSFSNTYNATNGIIVTSPIGSIVSPVLIAVVIAVSLLLPLLIVKISRANKSKPRLTDPWACGFKYDSRMQMTASPFTGDLRRLLNWLYKSETKVIDQGYFKPVIYETHAKDVWWSYLYEPVIKLTLNTAKLVAKMQNGNVNAYSLYILLALCLFVGISYII from the coding sequence ATGACACAAGTATATTTTTTATATCTTATTGGATGTGTTATCTCTTTATTATTATATAAACAAAATAGAATTGCTGGAAGAGTAGGATTTAGTATATCTGCAATCGCTTCTGCATATGCGGTAATTTACTTTTTGATGAATTTAGGACAAACAAGTAGTTTTAGTATGTTTGAAAGCTTACTTTATAGTCCAACATTTATATTAAATCCATTAGGAAACTTCTTTTCATTTGTAGTTTCTCTTGTTTCACTAGCTTCATCTGTGTATGCAATACAATATTCACAAGAGTATGAAAATAAAGGTAGTCTTGCTGTTATGGCAAGTATGTTTAATGCCTTTATTCTATCAATGCTTTTATTGATTTCATCATCGGATGTATTTTGGTTTATAATTTTTTGGGAATGTATGACAGTAATTTCTGCTTATTTAATTTGTTTTAATGATTCGAAAGCTTCATTAAAAGCAATTATGATTTATTTGGGAATTGCACACATCGGAGCTATGTGTATTACAGCAGCATTTTTACTGCTAGCTTCACAAAGTGGTTCATTAGAATTTAGTTCTTTTGAAAATGTAACTTTATCACCAGTTATGGCAAGTGTTATTTTTATACTTGCATTTATTGGATTTGGATCAAAAGCAGGGATGTTTCCTATGCATGTTTGGTTACCAAAAGCTCACCCAGCAGCTCCAACTAATGTTTCAGCACTGATGAGTGGGGTGATGATCAAAATTGCAATATTTGGAATTATTAAATTTTGTTTATGGCTTCCAGTTATGGAATGGTGGGGCTTATTAATTATTACTGTTGGTGCTATATCTGCAATACTAGGTGTACTTTACGCTTTAGTACAACATGATTACAAAGCACTTTTAGCATATCACTCTGTTGAAAATATAGGGATTATTTTATTAGGTATTGGAACAGGAGTGTATGGAATCGCTGCGAATATGCCAAGTTTAGCAGCAGTAGGATTTTTAGCTGGTTTATATCATATTTTAAACCATGCAACTTTCAAAGGCTTATTATTTTTAGGTGCAGGAAGTGTTTTATATAGCACACATACAAAAGATATGGATGCCTTAGGTGGATTAGCTAGAAAAATGCCATTAACAGCCTTTGCTTTTCTAATTGGTTCTTTATCAATCACAGCAATTCCTCCATTAAATGGTTTTATTAGTGAATGGTTTACTTATCAAGGAATGATTCAAGGTGCCTTATCTGAATATGTAAGTAGTAGAGTTGTTTTTACAATTTCTATAATAACACTAGCCCTAACAGGTGCTCTAGCAATTATGTGTTTTGTAAAAGTTTATAGTGTTATTTTTGGTGGTGTGCCAAGGGATGAAAAAATCTTTCAAAAAGCAAAAGAAGTTCCTATTACTATGGTTATTGGAATGTTTATTTTAGTTGCAGGATGTGTCGCTTTTGGTTTAGGTGCAAATGTAGTAGTTGAAAATATTATGCTTGTAATTTCATCTTTTTCAAATACATATAATGCAACAAATGGGATTATTGTAACTTCACCAATTGGTTCAATTGTATCACCAGTTTTAATAGCTGTAGTTATAGCAGTTAGTTTATTACTTCCTTTATTGATAGTTAAAATATCAAGAGCAAATAAATCAAAACCAAGATTAACAGATCCTTGGGCTTGTGGTTTTAAATACGATAGTCGAATGCAAATGACAGCTTCACCTTTTACAGGTGATTTAAGAAGACTTCTTAATTGGTTATACAAAAGTGAAACAAAAGTTATCGACCAAGGTTATTTTAAACCAGTTATATATGAAACTCACGCAAAAGATGTTTGGTGGAGCTATTTATATGAACCTGTAATCAAATTAACTCTTAATACAGCAAAACTTGTTGCAAAAATGCAAAATGGAAATGTAAATGCGTACTCGTTATATATCTTGCTTGCTTTATGCCTTTTTGTTGGTATTAGCTACATTATTTAA
- a CDS encoding respiratory chain complex I subunit 1 family protein: MSSIFFMIIQVIAIVLVAPLFDGMARKLRAKLQSREGIPDFFQTYRDIYKLMKRARTGPNCAHWVFKTGPYTLFAAGAALLAAIPITYSTNTLAGAYSDILVFIYLGALLRFIFGATSIDSGNPFAGVGGGREQIIGIFVEPVMMISLLVVILLASTTNLVEIQHMVRTGQIGYQTPAFAVASISFLWAMYVEAGRNPYDLAEAEQELQEGVLGEYSGSDFSLAHAALILKQFAMIGLFLTIFEPWNFENPFLALIGFILKAGIFYVAAVFIDNFGPRFKILTSFKNSAIPPLIVSIIALALYVVGV, encoded by the coding sequence ATGAGTAGTATATTTTTTATGATTATTCAAGTTATTGCAATTGTTCTTGTTGCTCCTTTATTTGATGGGATGGCTAGAAAATTAAGAGCAAAACTTCAATCAAGAGAAGGTATCCCTGATTTTTTTCAAACATATAGGGATATTTATAAATTAATGAAAAGAGCAAGAACAGGACCAAATTGTGCCCATTGGGTTTTTAAAACAGGACCTTATACTCTGTTTGCAGCAGGTGCTGCTTTATTAGCAGCTATTCCAATTACATATAGCACTAATACTCTAGCAGGTGCTTATTCAGATATTTTAGTATTTATTTATTTAGGTGCCTTATTAAGATTTATATTTGGTGCAACATCAATTGATTCTGGAAATCCATTTGCAGGTGTTGGTGGAGGAAGAGAACAAATTATTGGTATTTTTGTTGAGCCAGTTATGATGATTAGTTTGTTAGTTGTTATTTTATTAGCAAGCACTACTAATTTAGTTGAGATTCAACATATGGTTAGAACAGGACAAATTGGTTACCAAACACCAGCCTTTGCCGTTGCTTCAATATCATTTTTATGGGCAATGTATGTGGAAGCGGGAAGAAACCCATATGATTTAGCAGAAGCAGAACAAGAGTTACAAGAGGGTGTTTTAGGTGAATATTCTGGTTCAGATTTTTCCCTTGCACATGCAGCTTTAATTTTAAAACAATTCGCGATGATTGGATTATTCCTTACTATTTTTGAACCTTGGAATTTCGAAAATCCATTCTTAGCACTTATTGGTTTTATTCTTAAAGCAGGGATTTTTTATGTTGCCGCTGTTTTTATTGACAACTTTGGCCCAAGATTTAAAATATTGACAAGTTTTAAAAATAGTGCAATTCCTCCCTTAATTGTTTCAATTATTGCGCTTGCTTTATATGTTGTAGGAGTTTAA
- the hyfE gene encoding hydrogenase 4 membrane subunit, which produces MIDILSILSIVLIISSLCVFGIRNYKIAIYTYSFQTFILVLIFLYLYATYSANELGGWAIIAFFTKVIFVPFILLRLIKKLNVVHEDEPVLGFFVSPIVAIAFSLAIAMALYPIYLKFSLIKEHIPLIASITIFMIGIFGFVLRNSAIKQILAYCTFENGIHLSLALMAYNSPEIVELGILTDALFAVIILSIFAQRFYKYFGSLDVSKATELKG; this is translated from the coding sequence ATGATTGATATACTAAGTATTTTATCAATAGTTTTAATTATTAGTTCACTTTGTGTATTTGGAATTAGAAATTATAAAATTGCCATATATACATATTCATTTCAAACATTTATATTGGTATTGATATTTTTATATCTTTATGCAACATACTCTGCTAATGAATTAGGTGGATGGGCAATTATTGCATTTTTTACAAAAGTTATATTTGTGCCATTTATATTATTAAGATTAATAAAAAAATTAAATGTTGTTCATGAAGATGAACCAGTACTTGGATTCTTTGTTAGTCCAATTGTTGCTATTGCATTTTCATTAGCTATTGCAATGGCTCTATATCCAATTTATTTAAAATTTTCTTTGATTAAAGAGCATATTCCATTAATTGCATCTATTACAATTTTTATGATAGGAATATTTGGATTTGTTTTAAGAAATTCTGCAATCAAACAAATACTTGCTTATTGTACATTTGAAAATGGTATTCATTTATCACTTGCTTTAATGGCATACAATTCACCAGAAATTGTTGAACTTGGAATTTTAACTGATGCATTGTTTGCAGTAATTATTTTATCAATCTTTGCCCAAAGATTTTATAAATATTTTGGTTCTTTAGATGTTTCTAAAGCAACTGAATTGAAAGGTTAA